The following are encoded in a window of Thunnus albacares chromosome 17, fThuAlb1.1, whole genome shotgun sequence genomic DNA:
- the LOC122966246 gene encoding immunoglobulin lambda-1 light chain-like, with amino-acid sequence MLGTLCTLITALTYVDAAKVVTQTPAVHTVSTGQEVVLNCNIQRDDGYYVSWYKQVPGKAPQYVLTFYYGSTSPEFGTGFSSDRFNSRSSSKLDYQFIIKRAEAGDSAVYYCDTWDNSANERVFGQGTKLIVTSSSLSPPVLTVFPPSSAELQSNKATLVCLSSQSVPFADVTWLSAGSPVSSGISSSTAVQQPDQTFQISSYLSIQTSDWNMDKVYTCKVSAGSQTSEKNINKSKCPAEE; translated from the exons atgctGGGGACCCTCTGCACTCTCATCACTGCTCTAACAT aTGTTGATGCAGCAAAAGTTGTGACCCAGACGCCCGCTGTCCACACAGTTTCTACAGGACAAGAAGTTGTTCTCAACTGCAACATTCAGAGAGATGATGGATATTATGTCAGCTGGTATAAACAGGTTCCTGGTAAAGCTCCTCAGTATGTTCTGACTTTTTACTATGGGAGCACTTCACCCGAGTTTGGAACAGGATTCTCCTCAGACAGATTCAACTCTAGATCTTCATCAAAATTAGATTATCAGTTCATCATTAAGCGGGCAGAGGCAGGAGACTCTGCAGTCTATTACTGTGACACATGGGACAACTCTGCTAATGAGCGA GTATTCGGACAAGGCACCAAGCTGATCGTGACAA GCTccagcctctctcctcctgtcctgaCAGTCTTCCCTCCGTCCAGTGCTGAGCTCCAGTCCAACAAAGCCACTCTGGTCTGTCTGTCCAGTCAGTCTGTGCCTTTTGCAGATGTGACCTGGTTGTCTGCTGGGAGTCCAGTGAGCAGTGGGATCTCTAGCAGCACCGCTGTTCAGCAACCAGACCAGACTTTCCAAATCAGCAGCTATCTGTCCATCCAGACTTCAGACTGGAACATGGACAAGGTTTACACATGTAAAGTGTCTGCGGGCTCCCAGACttcagagaaaaacatcaacaagtCAAAGTGTCCCGCTGAAGAATAG
- the LOC122966243 gene encoding immunoglobulin lambda-1 light chain-like isoform X2: protein MLGTLCTLITALTYVDAAKVVTQTPAVHAVSTGQEVVLNCNIQRDDGYYVSWYKQVPGKAPQYVLKFYHSHSSPSFGSGFSSDRFNSRSSSKIDYQFIIKRAEAGDSAVYYCHTWDSSANEDVFGQGTKLIVTSSSLSPPVLTVFPPSSAELQSNKATLVCLSSQSVPFADVTWLSAGSPVSSGISSSTAVQQPDQTFQVSSYLSIQTSDWNMDKVYTCKVSLGSQTSEKNINKSKCPAEE, encoded by the exons atgctGGGGACCCTCTGCACTCTCATCACTGCTCTAACAT ATGTTGATGCAGCGAAAGTTGTGACCCAGACGCCCGCTGTCCACGCAGTTTCTACAGGACAAGAAGTTGTTCTCAACTGCAACATTCAGAGAGATGATGGATATTATGTCAGCTGGTATAAACAGGTTCCTGGTAAAGCTCCTCAGTATGTTCTGAAATTTTACCATTCTCACAGTTCTCCCAGCTTTGGATCAGGATTCTCCTCAGACCGATTCAACTCTAGATCTTCATCAAAAATAGATTATCAGTTCATCATTAAGCGGGCAGAGGCAGGAGACTCTGCAGTCTATTACTGTCACACATGGGACAGCTCTGCTAATGAGGAC GTATTCGGACAAGGCACCAAGCTGATCGTGACAA GCTccagcctctctcctcctgtcctgaCAGTCTTCCCTCCGTCCAGTGCTGAGCTCCAGTCCAACAAAGCCACTCTGGTCTGTCTGTCCAGTCAGTCTGTGCCTTTTGCAGATGTGACCTGGTTGTCTGCTGGGAGTCCAGTGAGCAGTGGGATCTCTAGCAGCACCGCTGTTCAGCAACCAGACCAGACTTTCCAAGTCAGCAGCTATCTGTCCATCCAGACTTCAGACTGGAACATGGACAAGGTTTACACATGTAAAGTGTCTTTGGGCTCCCAGACttcagagaaaaacatcaacaagtCAAAGTGTCCCGCTGAAGAATAG
- the LOC122966258 gene encoding immunoglobulin lambda-1 light chain-like, with translation MLGTLCTLITALTCVSGVTVVTQKPPVVMLRKGETVTMDCNLGTVTNNQVCWYKQIPGGVPQFVLRFYHSWSSPTYGSGFSSPKFTSNHQSKSDYRLIINNVEEGDSAVYYCTTWDSSMSEVVFGQGTKLSVTSSSLSPPVLTVFPPSSAELQSNKATLVCLSSQSVPFADVTWLSAGSPVSSGISSSTAVQQPDQTFQISSYLSIQTSDWNMDKVYTCKVSAGSQTSEKNINKSKCPAEE, from the exons atgctGGGGACCCTCTGCACTCTCATCACTGCTCTAACAT GTGTGAGTGGTGTGACGGTGGTGACACAGAAGCCTCCTGTTGTGATGCTGAGGAAAGGAGAGACAGTCACCATGGACTGTAACCTGGGAACTGTTACTAATAATCAAGTTTGCTGGTATAAACAGATTCCAGGAGGAGTTCCTCAGTTTGTGCTGAGATTTTATCACAGCTGGAGCTCTCCAACATATGGTTCTGGTTTCTCCTCTCCTAAATTCACATCTAACCATCAGTCAAAATCAGATTATCGACTGATCATCAACAATGTGGAGGAAGGAGACTCAGCAGTCTATTATTGTACAACATGGGACAGCTCTATGAGTGAG GTGGTATTCGGACAAGGCACCAAGCTGAGCGTGACAA GCTccagcctctctcctcctgtcctgaCAGTCTTCCCTCCGTCCAGTGCTGAGCTCCAGTCCAACAAAGCCACTCTGGTCTGTCTGTCCAGTCAGTCTGTGCCTTTTGCAGATGTGACCTGGTTGTCTGCTGGGAGTCCAGTGAGCAGTGGGATCTCTAGCAGCACCGCTGTTCAGCAACCAGACCAGACTTTCCAAATCAGCAGCTATCTGTCCATCCAGACGTCAGACTGGAACATGGACAAGGTTTACACATGTAAAGTGTCTGCGGGCTCCCAGACTTCAGAGAAGAACATCAACAAGTCAAAGTGTCCCGCTGAAGAATAG
- the LOC122966243 gene encoding immunoglobulin lambda-1 light chain-like isoform X1: MLGTLCTLITALTYVDAAKVVTQTPAVHTVSTGQEVVLNCNIQRDDGYYVSWYKQVPGKAPQYVLKFYHSHSSPSFGSGFSSDRFNSRSSSKIDYQFIIKRAEAGDTAVYYCETWDSSAQEYVFGQGTKLIVTSSSLSPPVLTVFPPSSAELQSNKATLVCLSSQSVPFADVTWLSAGSPVSSGISSSTAVQQPDQTFQVSSYLSIQTSDWNMDKVYTCKVSLGSQTSEKNINKSKCPAEE, from the exons atgctGGGGACCCTCTGCACTCTCATCACTGCTCTAACAT aTGTTGATGCAGCAAAAGTTGTGACCCAGACGCCCGCTGTCCACACAGTTTCTACAGGACAAGAAGTTGTTCTCAACTGCAACATTCAGAGAGATGATGGATATTATGTCAGCTGGTATAAACAGGTTCCTGGTAAAGCTCCTCAGTATGTTCTGAAATTTTACCATTCTCACAGTTCTCCCAGCTTTGGATCAGGATTCTCCTCAGACCGATTCAACTCTAGATCTTCATCAAAAATAGATTATCAGTTCATCATTAAGCGGGCAGAGGCAGGAGACACTGCAGTCTATTACTGTGAAACATGGGACAGCTCTGCTCAGGAGTAC GTATTCGGACAAGGCACCAAGCTGATCGTGACAA GCTccagcctctctcctcctgtcctgaCAGTCTTCCCTCCGTCCAGTGCTGAGCTCCAGTCCAACAAAGCCACTCTGGTCTGTCTGTCCAGTCAGTCTGTGCCTTTTGCAGATGTGACCTGGTTGTCTGCTGGGAGTCCAGTGAGCAGTGGGATCTCTAGCAGCACCGCTGTTCAGCAACCAGACCAGACTTTCCAAGTCAGCAGCTATCTGTCCATCCAGACTTCAGACTGGAACATGGACAAGGTTTACACATGTAAAGTGTCTTTGGGCTCCCAGACttcagagaaaaacatcaacaagtCAAAGTGTCCCGCTGAAGAATAG